The genome window TCTGGCCTTACGCCTCCTCATATGATTTCCTGATCCTGGGATTCATAAGGCCGCAGATGAGATCGACCACAAGCTGAATCAAAATCACCACGGCTCCCATAAAAATGGTTAGTCCCATGATCATCGTATAATCCCGGTTGGAAATAGAAGATACGAATTCTCTTCCGAGCCCCGGAATGGTAAAAATCGTCTCCACCACAAAGCTCCCTGTCAGCAAAAACGCCGCTGTCGGCCCCATGTAATTCAGCACCGGAAGATAAGCGTGTCTCATCACGTGTGTCCAAACAATCTTTCTCCATCTAAGCCCTCTTGCCTTTGCCATGATCACATACTCTTTTCGGCATTCCTCCTGGAATTTCTGGCTCATAAGCCTCGCCGTCACCGCCGCAGGATACACCGAAAGTGACAGCACCGGCAGCACATAGTGCGCCCAGGTCATAAGTCCCGATACCGGAAACCATTTTAATTTCACGCCAAAAAGGAACAAAAGCAAAAGCGCCACCGCAAAATTCGGCACCGCGCTTCCCAGAACATTTCCCACGAACAGGCCTCTTTTGATCCACCTGTTTTTGGTCTGGGCCTGCCAGATTCCAAGCAGGGTCCCCAGAACCATGGCTGTGCATACTGCCGCCACTCCAAGAGACGCCGTTACAGGCCATGCACGCCCGATCACTTCGGACACCCTGACTCCCTGCTTCTTATAAGAAATCCCCAGATCCCCGCCAAGCAGATTGCGAAGATAGCCTGCAAACTGCTTTAGCACCGGTTCGTCAAGTCCATACTCCTCTTCTATGGCTTTCTGAATATCCGGGGATACATTGCCGCTTTGAAACGGGCTTCCCGGCATCAGCCGGGTAAGAAAAAAGGTGACCGTCACAAGTACAAACAGCGACAGAATTCCAAGCCCTATTCTTTTTACTATATATCTGCCCATGTCTGCTCCTTCCTGACCATTTGGCCCGCCGGTTCCTCTTGCAATATGACTATGCTCTCGCACATTCTTCACGCCCAAACACTTCACAGCAATTTTCTATGAAATAAAACTGCTTTCCTTCTATGATTCTCCCAGTTCCATCAGTGTCCGGACCATCGCCTCAATCGTCGCCTCCGGCGCCGTTACTGTGCGCATTCCATACGCCTTTGCCTCTGCCTCCGTCTGCTCTCCGATACAAATCGCCTGAAAATCCTGGAGATGATCTGCCATGTCGTCCACGCGAAGCAATTCCACGAATCCCCGGACCGTAGAACCACTGGTAAAAGTCACTGCATCAATCTCGCTCCTCTCAATAAGGCTCTGCACCCGAGCGCTAAGATCACTCTTTGCCGCATAAACTGTATCATATAACGCAACATCTGTCACCTCAAGGTCTGCTTCTATGAGCGGCGGAAGTAGCTCTTTCGACCCTTCTCTTGCCCGGAGGATCGTCACATGCCCTGCCATTTTCCTACTTTTTACGTCCATCGGCACGACTTCCTGCTCTTCCACTTTGGCATTTTTCCATTTCGTGGGAGAAATCCCGTACCTCTCCCATTTCCTAGTCTGAGCCGCAATAAATTCTCCCAGCGCTTTGGCACAATATTTTTCAGGTACTGCCACGTCAAAAATCCCATACCTTCCCAGAGCGTCCGCAGTGGCCCTGCCGATTGCTGCAATACATACCTTTCCGGGGCCTCCCAGAATCTGCCTGATATCCATTCTCCATTTTCCAAGCTGTTCAAAAAATATTCTGACCCCTGTCGGGCTTGTAAAAACCAGCCACTCTATCCCATCTTCCCTGTTTTTCTCATTTTCTTCGGGCAAATACTTAAGGCGTGCCCGCAGCGTATTCAGTTCTTCCCGCAGCCTCTGGTTCTCCTCGATGGGCCTGATTCGGATTGTTGGCATCTCAATCACCTGCGCCCCGGCCTCCTTCAGCCTTTCCGCCAGATCTCCCCGATTTTCCTCCGGCCTGGTCACAACGATCTGCCTCCCGTCAAGAGGACGCTCTTTCGTCCATTCAAACTCCTCTGACAGGCGGCACACATCACCGACCACGATTAAGGCCGGCATGGAGATTCCGGCATTTTGCACCTTCCCGGGAAGTCCTGCCAAGTCGGAAACCACCTTTCTTTGGCGGGCTGTCGTGCCTCTTGAAACAACGGCCGCCGGAGTATCCGGCTTCATTCCCGCTTCCACAAGCCTCCAGCAGATCTCCTCTAAAGAGCTAAGACCCATCAGAAAAATCAAGGTTCCTCCGATTTTTGCCAGAGTTTCATAATCGATTCTACTTGTGCCATCTTTTCCCCGGTGTCCCGTCATCACATGAAAAGAAGAAACATAATCCCGGTGAGTCACCGGAATTCCTGCATACGCCAAAGCCGCCACCGCGGAAGTGATTCCGGGAACGACCTCGAACAAAATTCCATGTTCCCGAAGTGCCTCTGCCTCTTCTCCTCCGCGCCCAAAGACGAAAGGATCCCCGCCTTTTAGCCGAAGCACCTTTTTTCCCTTTTTCGCTTCTTCTACCAGAATCTGATTGATCCTCCACTGGGGGACGGCATGATTTCCCAGGCGCTTTCCCACAAAGATCAATTCCTTATCCTCTGGGATTCTTCCAAGTATTTCTGCGCTGACCAGTGCGTCGTAGATTATTACATCAGCATCTTTTAGAAGTTTCTCCGTTTTTAATGTCAACAATTCCGCATCTCCCGGACCGGCACCTGCAATCCAGACTTTTCCTGTATGACTCATCTTCGTTTCCTTCCTGCTGCTTACCATATCTTAGGAATATTTATATTGGTCCTTTTTTCGACCCTTTCTGTTTTCCCTGCTCCTCGTGGCACATCTCGTCTAGCTTCCATACCTTGCGCGCATCTGCCTGGCCAGCTGCTCCCCGTTTTCTGCGCATCCCCAAGTGCTCCTTTTAGCTGCCCGCGGAAATACGCCCCGTCGGATTCCCGGTAATAAAGCCCGGTAAGCTCTATCTCATTTTCCTGCACTCTTGCATATGCCGAGGCAGGGGACGTGCAGCCTCCTTCCAACTCTGTGACAAATTGGCGTTCTGCCAGCGCCGCCGCCCGGGTCATCACATGATCCACCTCATTAATCCAGAGATATTTCTCTCCTTTTCGCCCCTGCACTGCCAGAATTCCCTGCCCCGCCGCCGGAAGCATCTCTTCTATCGAAAAGTAATACCCTGCGATTTCCTCCATACCAAGCCGCCTAAGACCTGCTGCTGCCAGAATGGTAGCGTGAAACCCCTCCTCAGAAAGTTTCCTGAGCCGGGTCTCAACATTTCCCCGAAGCGTCCGGCAAATGCAGCGCGGATAAAGTGCATTTAGCTCGCAGCGCTCTCCTGCGGCTGGACGTCCCGACTACGCCGTCCTCGGGAAGGCATCTTTCACCCGGTCTGAATACCAGAACGTCTCTCGGATCTTCCCTTTTTGCATATGCCAGAATAGGCAGATCTTCATGAAGCTCCATCGGCACATCTTTCAGACTATGCACTGCCAGGTCGATCTCTCCGGCCAAAAGCGCCTTGTCAAGCTCCTTGACGAACAGCCCCTTTCCCCCGATCTTCTCCAGGCTTTTATCTAAAATCCTGTCTCCCGTGGTTTTCATGGTGACAATTTCCACTTCCGCCGCAGGCATCGCTCTTTGTATCTGTTGTTTGATAATTTCTGCCTGAATGACAGCGAGCCGGCTTTCACGGCTTCCGATTCGGATTACAGACTGCATGGCATCTCCATTCCTTTCTCAATAATCTCATAAATGGTCTTCATATCCAGATTTTCCCGAATTACGTCCGCCAGAAGATCATATTGCTGCTCTTTATATTCCCGGTAATCCATGGTGCGTGCCTGTGACACATCAAGCCCCTTTTCCCGAAATAGTGCCGCCACAAATGCATCGGCGACTTCCGCGCGGTCAAAGATGCCGTGAATATAGCAGCCGTATACATTTCCCCGCTGGACGCCGTCCGCTTTTTTATACGGTTCTTCAACTGCCGGAGCATTCTGCCCTTCAAAACTTAAGTTCCCCGGCTCCACTTTTTCTTCCCGTTCCCGGCCGTTCCGGGCAAAATTTCCCTGGCTTCTGCTGTTTTTTGCCACCTCGTCACAGACGCGCACAAGCCTTGACGCCCCAACGCGCTCCGCTTCCGGCAGGATCCAGCTTTTTCCCATATGAATCTCATATCCTTCCAGCTCAAGAGCGCTTAACTCTTTTAGTATGCCCTTCACCGCAAGAAACGCTCCGCTCACTCTGGTTCTCGTTTTTTTTCGTTCAAATACCGTTCTCATCGGAAGAAGTCCCATGCCGCGGACACTGCCTCCCCGCTCTATCTTCTGAGGGTCAGAGATTTCCTCCCCCAGCATCTGATACCCTCCGCAGATACCAAATACCAGTCCTCCATTTCCGGCAAAGCGGAGGATTTTTCCTTCTAACCCACACTGGCGGAGCCACAGAAGATCGTCCATCGTATTCTTGCTTCCCGGAAGAAGCACCGCGTCCGGCTCACCCCATTCTCCCGCATTTGAAACGTAACGAAGCGAGACCTCTTCTCTATGCTCAAGCGGTGCAAAATCGGTGAAATTCGAGATTCTTGGGAACCTTATCACCACAATATCAATCGGTTTCGTGCTCTCTTTGCGCGAGAAGCGCTCCGTCAGGCTGTCTTCCTCGTCAATATCGAGATTCACATACGGAACGACTCCGCATACCGGAATATGGGTCCGCTCCTCCAGCATCGTAAGTCCCGGTCTTAGAATCTCTTTATCTCCCCGGAATTTATTAATGATCGTTCCCTTGATCCGCCTTCTCTCCTCCCCCGTCAAAAGCTCGATCGTCCCGACGATCTGGGCAAATACGCCGCCTCTGTCAATATCTCCCGCTAAAAGCACAGGAGCATTTACCATGTGCGCAAGCCCCATATTTACAATATCGTTCTCCTTTAAGTTGATCTCCGCCGGGCTTCCCGCCCCCTCAATCACAATGACATCATAGCTCTCTTCCAGTCTGTGATAGGCTTCCATGATTGCCGGAATATACTCCCTCTTCCTGCGGAAATACTCCATTGCGGACATGAGCTGCGTCACTTCCCCATTTACAATGACCTGGGACCCGGTATCCGTCGTCGGTTTCAAAAGAATCGGATTCATGCAGACGCTGGGACTAATTCCCGCCGCTTCCGCCTGCATGACCTGTGCACGCCCCATCTCAAGCCCTTCCATCGTAATGTAGGAATTCAGGGCCATATTCTGAGATTTGAACGGCGCGACCCGTATCCCGTCCTGCTTTAGAACCCGGCAAAGTCCGCCTGCTAAAATACTCTTTCCCACATTTGACATTGTACCCTGAATCATGATCGACTTTGCCATTCGTTTCCTCCTTATATCCTGTAAATAGAAAATACTCTACACTAGAAAAGCTGTCGCAAAAGCAGCACATTTCTGCCTTGCACAGCTTTCTTCCATTTACCAATTTATCTGTTCATAGACTTTCTCAAACTCATACTCGGCGCAAATCTCTTTGCTGTTTCACGGACGTTTTCTCCATTATAAATAATTTTATTCATTCCCGCAACCGCTAGTAGCAATAACTTTTCTAATCCAAAAAATTGAAAAGGTATACCAGGCTTTTTGTCTGATATACCTCATTCATCATAATTCATATGTACTTCTTTTAAAGCTAAGTACATTGCTCTGTACTCAGAGTCTACACACTGTAATGGTTGCATGTTATTTTTCATAGAATTAAATCCATTTTTTTCATAAAACTTTTCTGCGTTCGGAAGTGCATGCAAAAACAACGCTTTAAATCCAACAACGGTACTCATAAGTGAATATGCTTTATTTATAATATTACGAATAATCCATGCCGCAATTGGTAAATCTTCACCTTCAAATTCAAAAAACACGTCTTGATATTTTTCATCTACCGCAAACATTTTGATTTCCAGTGCAGGTATTCCCCATATTTCATCACTAAATTCTTTTCCTTTTTCTTTTGCTTCGTCCTCATCTAAACGTATGCGATCTATATATGGTATAGCTGTAGAAGATAAAGTATAATATGAGACCAACTCTCTGGATAACTCTCTTCCATTTTCATCAAGGAAAACATTAAATACCAGATATGTTACGCCATCTCCCTCCTCAGCATATTCTATAGCTTCTTCTGCCACAAATACGTTAAAATTATCGTATTCCTCCCCCGCACTAAAAGAAAAATCCTGATGCCAGTCAGACAAGACAACCACATCAGGATTAAAACACTCTATATGTGTATGTATCCTTTTACTTTTTTCTTTCAAAAAGTTTCCCTGCCTTTTTACAAGAATCTAAAAAATCTTTTGATACCCTATTATCATTAAATTCACGAACGAAATTACGGGACTCTTCTTTTCTAATCATAGACACTCTATTAATTGGTTTCGCTAATACTGCCATATCTGCTCCCTCCTTTTCATTTTCATGATATCTAACTTCTTTGTTGTTCATACAATAACACCCCAGTCATTTTTTGTCAATAACCAGGTACAAATAAAACAATCTTGCTTGTTGCTTACATTGTACCATGTACCCAGCCTGAAATCAACGGTTTCTAAGTATTATTATGCTCTTTGGCCATTAATGTATACACTGTGAATCACCATAATAAAAGAATCTTTCCAGTTTAAAGAAGACAACTACCGAGATGAACGTTCACTCAGGTATGCTTGGCAACAAAAAGCAGATCACTCCCCCCGCATTTGCCATGCAAAATGATCTGCTTCATCAATATTCCATTCCTTGAAAAAACTGCGTTCCTCTCTACTTTTCACTCACTGCCTTAAACGCCTCATCCAAATCTTCAATAATATCGGCAATATTTTCCGTTCCAATGGACAGACGAATCGTATTCGGCCTTATTCCCTGATCTGCAAGTTCATCTTCATTTAACTGCGAATGCGTTGTGGACGCCGGGTGGATCACCAAAGACTTCACATCTGCCACATTTGTCAGAAGAGAGAACAATTCCAGATCATCGATTAATGCCTTTGCTTTTTCGGGTATTCTCAGGACAAAATGGAAGTTCTTTTCCACTGACTTTACAATTTCCGATTTTTGAATAAACGAGATTCATCTGTCTTCGCATAGAGCAGCTTATATTTTTGTATATTTCTCAAGCTGTGTATCTATATCCCGTCCACCATACATCACACGAATATTTCAAATGCAATATATTCATAAATATTTCGCAGGTCATTATCTGCCTGATTTGAAACCTCAACTGTAAAAATCATAGATTATAATCCTTGTGGATGTCAGCAAATGCTTTCTTAGCAGATTTTGTCCTGCCTGCTTTCATGTCCGCATATCCTTTCTCCAGTTCTACATCCAGTTCTGCTTCAGATAAAGCACTCATATCGACTAGCCTTGCAGACGGGATTTTCTCTCCACGCTCGACCATTCCGATATAATTCACACTTAATCCCGTTTTCCCTACTAAATCCTCCTGCCGGAGTTTCTTTGCCCGCCGAAACATTCTGATATTCCTGCCAATTGTATCAAGTTTCATCAAATCATCTCTGCCTGCTTTTTCTCAGGCATCGCCTCCTGTTCTTTCGGCACTTCTGTTCTCTCTTCCGGCGTCTCTTCATTCTTATCCTGTGCCATTTCTTCCGACACTTCTATTCCTACTTCTTCCAACGCCTCTTCTGCCTTGTCTTGCCCCACTTCTTTAGATGTCGCTGCCGCCTCCTCTTCCGAAACCTTTAATGCCTTTTCTGCCGCTTCTATCTCCTCTTCCGCCGCCCTTGCCGCCTTTTCCGCCGCTTCCTGTGCCTCTCGCTGCAACCGTTTCTCCTCTTCCATCTCCCGCAGAATCTGCTCCGCCTGCGCCGCCTCATAGATTTCCTGCAAGGCGTCGATCAGTTTCTGATTGTCCCCTCTTTGCCGCACGGCGATCCGATAAAATCCTTTTCTAAGCCCACGGAAATTGCTGCAATCACGAATCAAAATCCGATATTCTTTCAATAATTCATAGAGATCCAGTTCACTTTTCAGCAAAATGTAATTCGCCTTCGAAGGGAAATAGGGAATTCGAAGTTTATCCAATTCTTTCTCCAGCCATCGTCTTTCCCTCAGCAGAAATCCCCGGATATTTCGCACCCGCTTCTGATCCTTGATCGCCGCGATTCCCGCCTCCTGTGCCGGAATCGACACGCTCCAGGGCTGGCGGCACTCTTCCATCCTCTCAAGCAAACGCTCGTCCTGGCATATACCGTACCCCAGACGGAGTCCCGGCATCGCGTACATCTTGGTAAACGCGCGAAGCAAGAACAGACTGGGATATTTTTTCGTAGACTCGTGCAGATCGTTCTTAAATGTCAGGAACAGATCGTCCTCATCTTCCGCCATAAATTCAAAAAAGCACTGATCCAGCACCAGCCGGATTCTCAAAAATTCACACCGTATCATGATCTTGCGCATGAGAATCTTCGGAATCACGGTCCCCGCCGGATTTCCCGGAGAACAAAGGAACACCATATCCACATCTTCGGTCAGCAGGTCCATAAAATCCTCCTGCATCACAAAACCATTCTCTTCCCTGCAGGTATAATACTGAATCCAGCAGTCCACGCTATTTAACGCCCTTTCATACTCCGCAAAGGAAGGCACGGCAATCACCGCTTTCTTAGGCTTTTCCGTCCGCACCAGATCATAGATCAGTTCCGCAGCCCCGTTTCCAAACACAAGATGATTTTGCTCCACACCAAGCTCTGCAGCCAAATATTCCCGAAGTCCCTGACACCTCGGATCCGGATATTCTCCGATTCTCGCCATCGCGAGTTTCGCCGCACGCATCACCGCCTTACTTGGACCATATGGATTTACATTTACCGAAAAATCCGTCATTCCCTGATTCGTATAAATATCTCCTCCATGTAAATATTCCACCTTAATAACCCCTTTCGTATCTCCATTTATTCTCATAAGCTTTCTTATTCAGATAAATACCTGCTGTAAACGTGTTTGCTGCCCAAACCATCGTACATATGGCACTAGCTTAGGCACGCCGGGCAACCCGGACAAATCTCCCTCCGATACTCGCCCAAACATAACTTCCTACAACTGGCAAAACAATAACCGTATTCCGCCAAACACAAGCAGCGTAAGTATCGCCGCCCCGTCCATCAATCTACCCGCGCGCCGGATATCCTCCGGCTCAATTCTACGGGTATCGTCCCCCAATGTCTCCTTATGGCAGAGTTTTCCAAAATACCAGGCGTCTCCGGCAAGCTGAATTCTAAGCGCTCCGGCGCAGACCGCTTCTGTCTGGGCGGAATTCGGACTTGCATGGCGCATTCTGTCGCGGCGGAAGATTCTCCATGCCTGCCTCCCGTCATATCCGGCGAACCCACGCGGCGCACCGCCGCCTCTTCCTGTCTCTCCATCGGCACCCCCTATGATCCGGCACCAAAGTCCAAGCAAATATGCGGAAGCGATCATAAACACCGCTGAGATCCTGGACGGTATATAATTCAACACGTCGTCCATTCGCGCCGCATATCTTCCAAAATACAAATATCTATCATTTTTATATCCTACCATAGAATCCATCGTATTAACAGCCTTATAAAAAAATCCTAGCGGCGCACCGCCGAGAAGAAGAAACAAAAGCGGTGCGATCACGCCATCTGACGTATTTTCCGCCACCGTCTCTACGGCCGCCTTGGTGACCCCTTCCGCCGTTAAATTCTGCGTATCCCTTCCCACGATCATCGAAACAGCTTTTCTGGCCTCCGGAAGGTCGTCCGCCATCAGCGCGTCATAGACCTTGCCGCTCTCCACCTTGAGCGACCTTGCTGCCAGAATCTGATAGCACCAAAATGTTTCCAGGCAAAACGCCAATGCAGGCGCTACTCTTTCGACCGCCCGAAGCAGAATTTCAGGAATCCCGACTGAAACTAAAACGACTCCAAACCACAAAATCACTCCCGCTATCAAAAGCTGCCTCTTCTCTTCGCGAAATAAAGATCGCAGGGACTTTTCCAATACGGTGATCCATTTTCCTATGATCCTCACCGGGTGATAAAGCCACACCGGATCACCAAATATGGCATCTAAAATAAAACCTGCCACGCAGGCATACAAGATTCTCACGCTCTAAATCCTCCACAAATTTTTTCCTTCTTCAAAATACCCTTCTCCCCGAAGCCATTTTTCCTCACTGACCGCCAGATAAAATCCCTCTCCATTTCCGACCTGCCAGTGGTAAAACCCTTGTCCGTCCTTATCAAATGCGGAAAGCACGGCCATAATTGTCCCCCCGTGCACGACAAAGGCCACTCGCCCAATTTCCTGCCTTGCCATTTCACAAAGCATTCTTTCAAATCCGCGGACGCACCGCTCCCGAAAAGAAGCCTGGCCCTCTCCCCCCGGAAACGGAAGCGTTCCCCCTGAATCGATCCATTTCTGATACATAGGATTTCCACTTAGCTCTTCGCAATTCTTACCCTCAAACTCTCCAAAATCACATTCCCTTAATTCGTCACAGACGACATACGGAAGTCCCGGATAAATTCGCTCGGCCGTCTGTATGCACCGCTTCATAGGACTTACCACCACGGCCTCCGCCTCCGGATATCTCTTAGTCTTCTCCGGCAGAACAGACAGATCAAGCGGTTCATCAGTCACTCCGATATACCGCCCCTTTAAGTTGCCTTCTGTTTTAAAATGTCTGATCAGTATAAGCTCCATCAGGCCTTCCCCGTCTTCCTTTTCATAAACTCGTTAAGCTGCCTCTGATTTTTAAGTACTACTACCTTGTCCGAATATTGATGCATGATATGCAAATCCCTGTCTTTTTGTTTCTTCGTCCTTCCCTCATGCAAAATCCACCAGGCAAATTCCAGGTCAAATTTCTCATTGCAGCCCTCTCCCATATCGCTTCTCGTCCGCCCTCTATATCGTACCGACCTCCGCCATGCCCGGTCAAGGCAGGTAAATCGGTTAAACTTCATCAAAATAATCTGATCCGCCTCTTCAAGCCGCCTCTCAAAATGCAGCTTTGAATAATTTCCATCAATGATCCAGGAAGAATGCCCGTCCATAAAATCGCCCACGATTTTAAGCTCTTCCTGCACCTCCCGCTCCTTCCAGAGCGGCAGCCAATGCACCTTGTCCAGATGCAGGACCGGTACCTGGTATCGTTTACCCAGATATCTTGCAAGCGTAGATTTTCCACTACCACTGTAACCCGTAATTGCAATTTTCAAAACTCTTTTTCCCCCATTTTCTTCTTAACTTTTACTGTTTTACTATGATCGCGATGAACGCCCACAGGCTTCACTCGGGCATACATAATTTTTTTCTCACATCATCTACCCACAATGTCAGATAAAATATCCGACCGCAAGCACCCCAGTTACCATCGCAAGCTCACACATCTGCAAAAAATAACCCGCCAGATCTCCGGTCACTCCGCCGAACTGCACTTTGCAGATATGCCAGTAATGTCCGAATACGATTCCCGCCATGGCAAGTACTCCCACCGCCTTTGCCAGATCAAACCACAGCATGCCTGCTCCTGCCGCGCACAGATAGAACACCATCGTAACCCGTACCGTCTTTTCTGCCGCCTGCTCCTTAAATGTTTTGGCAAGCCCGTTCTCTCTCGCCGATGGAAATGTCACTACCGAATAGCCGCTAAGCGTTCTGGACAGAACATAACCGCAGGAAATGACTCCCAGCATATCCGCCCTCACCTCGCTCCAGACTCCAAGGCTCCACACGAGATAGCAGCCCAGCCCGAGAATAGCAAATGCTCCGCTGTGAGAGTCCTTAAGGATCGCCAGCTTCTTCTCCTTATCCCCATACGATCCCAGGGCGTCCATCGTATCCATAAAGCCGTCCATATGAATCCCACCGCTTACAAATAGCGGCAAAAGTGTCATGACAGCCGCAAAAAACAATGTTCCACAGTTAGACTCGAGCAGCACCTGCCCAATCAAATACTGCAAAACTCCGATCACCACTCCAATCGCCGGAAAAAAACACATAGCATATTTCATGTTCTCCTCATTCCACGTGGTCTTCGGCATCGGAATTCTGGAATACATGGAAAATGCAATAATGAATGCCTGCATTAATTTCATAGGTCTACTTCTCCCTTATTTTCTCGTCTGAATCTGCCGCAGTATCTCCGGATCCTTGATCTTCCCGTCCTCCGCCAAAAGCACAATCTTGGAAATAATCTCCGCCGTTTTCGGATCTTCATCTAAAAACGGAAGATACACCTTCCCCCGCTTCTGACTGTGCACCGCGAGCACATGAATCGCCGCGCCGCCTGCCTGGTGGATTATACCGCTGCCAAGGTGGACACTGTAATCATTAAGCATTCCCTTGATATCCGCAAAATGCTCCCTGACGGAGACATTTTCCAATTTCATCAGCCGGCAGGTATACGCTGCGATCGTCTTTCGAAGCTCCATGGTAGAGAAGGAAGTAACCGGATCTACTCCTCCCACATAGGCCGTGCTCACCGCCAGATCAATATCCCGCATGACCTCCGAGAACACCACCGGATCGATGTCGCGAATCCGTACCTGACCTCCTCCTTTTCGTGAATAAAAGGCAACGTACTCGATACTGGGCGCTTCGATATCGCCGGGCGAGAACCAATCAGCCTCTGCAAACAGATTTACCACCAGATTTTCTTTGTAATAAACCCGCTCCAGACCATTTTCATAGCTCACATTCCATTTTCTGCCTTTGAGCACGGAAGCGGCTTTCTTCGTCTGGATCTGATACCCCGAGTACCGTCTGGACTCGCTTCTATCCTTCTCCTCCTCCATGGCAAGATACAACTCACGGAACACCTGCTTAAAAGGCTGGATCATTCCCTGCCCGAACACATAACTCTGGAACATATGCCAGCAGCCCATCTCGTATAAATCATACGGGTGCGCGATTCGGATCGTATCTGCAAGCTCTGCCATATCTTGTGGAAATACCGCCAGTTTCCCGTCTGTATAAAATCCTGCCTGACCGCCGCTAAGCAGCACCAGCTTTTCGACCATCGGGGCTACGACCGGGTTCTTCATGATTGCCAAAATCTCTTCTCTGGAAAACTCCGTCCTTTCCTCCATGGCCTGCTCAAGCATGCTCCGCGATCTGCGGTATTGCTCCTTAAAGCCGGACTGAATCGCCTTAATCTCCAGATACTTTTCGTTCTTTTTCACCGCCGCGGGAACCGTCTTCTGCTTCTTCCCGTTCTTCCTTACCGCAATTTCACCTGCCCCTTGCTCGTCTATCTCGATCCAGATCTCAATTCCTTCCTGAACCTCAACCGGGCGAAGCGCCCATGCACTTTGCGCAATCATTTCGCTCTCCATCAGCCAGCTCAGCCTTGTCACTGTCTCAAACCGGGAGTTTCTGGCAAGATTCAGAAGCGCCATCTCAGATGCGCGTTTCTCGCTCGCCTGCCTCTGCGAACCGAACTTCTTCGACTCTTTTGCAAAATTCTGTACAAACAGGTACCGCTCAAGCAGATCCTTATCGTCCTCGATCGGGCAGATACAATACGCATTCAGCGCATCTTTATTCCGCTTTTCGACCACCTGCTTTTTCCACTCCTCCTTCGGAATCTTTCCCAAACAGGCGTCTGCATATTTCCTCGACCGTGTATGGAATGCATTTTCACACAGGAATTTGGAAGCCTTATAGACCACCTGAAAACGCTTTTCTCCCAGCGTTTCATAGACCGTCTGACACCACTTAATATCGAATGCACCGTCGTTTAATTCCTCCGGCTCAAGCTGCGTATACCTGGCGATCTCCGCCTTCTTCTGTTCATAATCATACTGCTTCATGTGGGCGATAAAATAGTAACATGCCTCCTTGAAGCCCTCCCAGCCCAGAACCTCGTTGATCTTGTCAATCCATTGCGGGGCAAGCATGGCAGTCTCCACC of Roseburia hominis contains these proteins:
- a CDS encoding ABC transporter permease, with amino-acid sequence MGRYIVKRIGLGILSLFVLVTVTFFLTRLMPGSPFQSGNVSPDIQKAIEEEYGLDEPVLKQFAGYLRNLLGGDLGISYKKQGVRVSEVIGRAWPVTASLGVAAVCTAMVLGTLLGIWQAQTKNRWIKRGLFVGNVLGSAVPNFAVALLLLFLFGVKLKWFPVSGLMTWAHYVLPVLSLSVYPAAVTARLMSQKFQEECRKEYVIMAKARGLRWRKIVWTHVMRHAYLPVLNYMGPTAAFLLTGSFVVETIFTIPGLGREFVSSISNRDYTMIMGLTIFMGAVVILIQLVVDLICGLMNPRIRKSYEEA
- the cobA gene encoding uroporphyrinogen-III C-methyltransferase yields the protein MSHTGKVWIAGAGPGDAELLTLKTEKLLKDADVIIYDALVSAEILGRIPEDKELIFVGKRLGNHAVPQWRINQILVEEAKKGKKVLRLKGGDPFVFGRGGEEAEALREHGILFEVVPGITSAVAALAYAGIPVTHRDYVSSFHVMTGHRGKDGTSRIDYETLAKIGGTLIFLMGLSSLEEICWRLVEAGMKPDTPAAVVSRGTTARQRKVVSDLAGLPGKVQNAGISMPALIVVGDVCRLSEEFEWTKERPLDGRQIVVTRPEENRGDLAERLKEAGAQVIEMPTIRIRPIEENQRLREELNTLRARLKYLPEENEKNREDGIEWLVFTSPTGVRIFFEQLGKWRMDIRQILGGPGKVCIAAIGRATADALGRYGIFDVAVPEKYCAKALGEFIAAQTRKWERYGISPTKWKNAKVEEQEVVPMDVKSRKMAGHVTILRAREGSKELLPPLIEADLEVTDVALYDTVYAAKSDLSARVQSLIERSEIDAVTFTSGSTVRGFVELLRVDDMADHLQDFQAICIGEQTEAEAKAYGMRTVTAPEATIEAMVRTLMELGES
- the hemC gene encoding hydroxymethylbilane synthase produces the protein MQSVIRIGSRESRLAVIQAEIIKQQIQRAMPAAEVEIVTMKTTGDRILDKSLEKIGGKGLFVKELDKALLAGEIDLAVHSLKDVPMELHEDLPILAYAKREDPRDVLVFRPGERCLPEDGVVGTSSRRRALRAKCTLSALHLPDASGKC
- a CDS encoding cobyric acid synthase, yielding MAKSIMIQGTMSNVGKSILAGGLCRVLKQDGIRVAPFKSQNMALNSYITMEGLEMGRAQVMQAEAAGISPSVCMNPILLKPTTDTGSQVIVNGEVTQLMSAMEYFRRKREYIPAIMEAYHRLEESYDVIVIEGAGSPAEINLKENDIVNMGLAHMVNAPVLLAGDIDRGGVFAQIVGTIELLTGEERRRIKGTIINKFRGDKEILRPGLTMLEERTHIPVCGVVPYVNLDIDEEDSLTERFSRKESTKPIDIVVIRFPRISNFTDFAPLEHREEVSLRYVSNAGEWGEPDAVLLPGSKNTMDDLLWLRQCGLEGKILRFAGNGGLVFGICGGYQMLGEEISDPQKIERGGSVRGMGLLPMRTVFERKKTRTRVSGAFLAVKGILKELSALELEGYEIHMGKSWILPEAERVGASRLVRVCDEVAKNSRSQGNFARNGREREEKVEPGNLSFEGQNAPAVEEPYKKADGVQRGNVYGCYIHGIFDRAEVADAFVAALFREKGLDVSQARTMDYREYKEQQYDLLADVIRENLDMKTIYEIIEKGMEMPCSL
- a CDS encoding PLP-dependent transferase, which codes for MSFIQKSEIVKSVEKNFHFVLRIPEKAKALIDDLELFSLLTNVADVKSLVIHPASTTHSQLNEDELADQGIRPNTIRLSIGTENIADIIEDLDEAFKAVSEK
- a CDS encoding helix-turn-helix transcriptional regulator, whose amino-acid sequence is MKLDTIGRNIRMFRRAKKLRQEDLVGKTGLSVNYIGMVERGEKIPSARLVDMSALSEAELDVELEKGYADMKAGRTKSAKKAFADIHKDYNL